In one Paramormyrops kingsleyae isolate MSU_618 chromosome 18, PKINGS_0.4, whole genome shotgun sequence genomic region, the following are encoded:
- the LOC111842919 gene encoding hypermethylated in cancer 1 protein-like, which translates to MIIKGGIDRMAEESGRPGGGLKTMLDAMEAPSHARHLLLQLNTQRTKGFLCDVIIVVQNALFRAHKNILAASSLYLKSLVVHDNLINLDHEMVSPGVFRVILDYIYTGHLGEDEARSGSGTEPSLTAVLAAASYLQLLDLVALCRKKLKHNGKCHLLPTSDAAPYGRLSGTGRCRESTPVIQSCFPGGVTNSRVSRGHPPEELAGHPLVPQQGELYAPAPSSPSQQVYPGTPPGLQPQASMHTPRPERVPSPYFGLDLSKKSPESQSQQTPSHPVLSLTHLGAEANGGLGHAGRDSADMETEERVGSFSPKSSHPLLGQELLAHLPHLYRPHALGQEVYSILPGTGPDAPEDGEGLRGLYRWVKREPASYSMEDEEDEEEDEEEEEDDEDEDEEERGQEGARRRRRRKRGGEKLGVSGEDERSGSASEETGSSEGRPSPPETLERFRLACEPQSFGDNLYVCIPCDKGFPSSEQLNAHVEAHAEDVNGAEPPFGQPLAEPGHDEGEVNGPGEVSPVYPGGKRVPAGPGETVRPYRCTSCSKSYKDPATLRQHEKTHWLTRPYPCSICGKKFTQRGTMTRHMRSHLGLKPFACDACGMRFTRQYRLTEHMRIHSGEKPYECQVCGGRFAQQRNLISHMKMHGVAAAPPRADLSEAVHPLSRYAAERLGLTSDRAAELLSQASQRLLADTKASEGLYPLSKLAAQHLGLLHDKMEALRLPTLGPPAPTPAPEPRAIGRYSPS; encoded by the exons ATGATCATTAAGGGAGGTATAGATCGCATGGCTGAAGAATCCGGGCGTCCAG GTGGAGGTCTGAAGACGATGCTGGATGCCATGGAAGCCCCCAGTCATGCCCGTCACCTCCTCCTGCAGCTCAACACGCAGCGCACCAAGGGCTTCCTGTGTGACGTCATCATCGTGGTGCAGAATGCCCTCTTCCGTGCCCACAAGAACATCCTGGCCGCTAGCAGCCTCTACCTGAAGTCCCTGGTTGTCCATGACAACCTCATCAACTTGGACCACGAAATGGTGAGCCCGGGGGTCTTCCGGGTCATCCTGGACTACATCTACACCGGCCACCTGGGCGAAGATGAGGCCAGGTCCGGGTCCGGCACCGAGCCCAGCCTGACGGCGGTGCTGGCTGCTGCAAGCTacctgcagctcctggacctggTGGCACTGTGCAGGAAGAAGCTGAAGCACAATGGGAAGTGCCACCTGCTTCCCACAAGTGATGCTGCGCCCTATGGGAGGCTTAGCGGAACAGGCCGATGCAGGGAGTCCACCCCTGTCATCCAGTCCTGCTTCCCCGGTGGTGTGACTAACAGCCGGGTCTCCCGTGGGCACCCACCAGAGGAGTTGGCTGGCCATCCTCTGGTCCCGCAGCAGGGGGAGCTTTATGCAccagccccctcctccccaaGCCAGCAGGTCTACCCTGGCACTCCTCCAGGCCTTCAACCCCAGGCTAGTATGCACACCCCCAGGCCCGAGAGGGTCCCGTCACCCTATTTTGGACTGGACTTATCCAAGAAGAGCCCCGAATCGCAGTCCCAGCAGACGCCCTCccatcctgtcctgtccctcACCCACCTGGGGGCCGAGGCTAACGGGGGCCTCGGTCACGCAGGCAGAGACTCTGCTGACATGGAGACTGAGGAAAGGGTGGGGTCCTTCTCCCCCAAATCCTCCCACCCTCTCCTGGGCCAGGAGTTGCTGGCCCACCTGCCTCACCTTTACCGGCCACATGCCCTCGGACAGGAAGTGTACTCCATCCTGCCCGGCACTGGACCTGATGCACCTGAGGACGGGGAGGGCCTGAGGGGCCTGTACCGCTGGGTGAAGCGTGAACCCGCCTCGTATTccatggaggatgaggaggatgaggaagaggacgaggaggaggaagaggatgatgaGGACGAGGATGAGGAAGAGCGAGGTCAGGAAGGGGCACGCCGGCGCCGGCGGCGGAAACGGGGCGGGGAGAAGCTGGGAGTCAGCGGGGAGGATGAGAGGAGTGGCTCGGCCAGTGAGGAGACGGGCAGCAGCGAGGGCCGGCCGTCGCCCCCAGAGACGCTGGAGCGCTTCCGGCTGGCCTGTGAGCCTCAGAGCTTTGGCGATAACCTCTACGTGTGCATCCCCTGTGACAAGGGCTTCCCCAGCTCTGAGCAGCTCAATGCCCATGTGGAGGCGCATGCCGAGGACGTCAACGGCGCCGAGCCGCCATTTGGGCAGCCGCTGGCAGAGCCAGGCCATGATGAAGGCGAGGTGAATGGGCCCGGGGAGGTCAGCCCGGTGTACCCAGGCGGCAAGCGAGTCCCGGCCGGGCCGGGGGAGACAGTGCGGCCGTACCGCTGCACTTCCTGCAGCAAGTCATACAAGGACCCGGCGACACTGCGGCAACATGAGAAGACGCACTGGCTGACGCGGCCGTACCCCTGCAGCATCTGTGGCAAGAAGTTCACGCAGCGCGGCACCATGACGCGCCACATGCGCAGCCACCTGGGCCTCAAGCCGTTTGCCTGCGACGCCTGCGGCATGCGCTTCACGCGGCAGTACCGCCTGACGGAGCACATGCGCATCCACTCGGGCGAGAAGCCCTACGAGTGCCAGGTGTGCGGTGGCCGATTCGCCCAGCAGCGCAACCTCATCAGCCATATGAAGATGCACGGCGTGGCGGCCGCGCCCCCCCGTGCCGACCTGTCGGAGGCGGTGCACCCACTGAGCCGCTACGCTGCAGAGCGCCTGGGCCTCACCTCTGACCGCGCTGCTGAGCTGCTGTCCCAGGCCTCCCAGCGCCTACTGGCCGACACCAAGGCCTCTGAGGGCCTTTACCCGCTCTCCAAGCTGGCTGCCCAACACCTGGGGCTCCTCCATGACAAGATGGAGGCCCTCAGGCTGCCGACACTGGGGCCTCCAGCTCCAACGCCTGCCCCTGAGCCACGCGCCATTGGCCGGTACTCCCCCAGCTAA